The DNA sequence CAGCATGGTGCCGACTCCGAGTGACAGGGAAAAGAAAGCCTGGCCGAGGGCGCTGAGGATCAATTTTGGATCACCGATGCGGCTGAAATCCGGGATCAGGTAGAGTTTGAGCCCATCGACTGCGCCGGGCTGGGTGAGCACATAAACGATCAGAAAAACCATCATTGCCAGCAGAGCCGGCATTAACCGACATGACCATTTTTCGATGCCGTGCTCAACGCCGGAACTGATAACCGCGCAGGTAACAACCAGAAAAATCGCGCAGAACAGTAGGTTTCTGGGTGCGCTGAAAGCAGTGAGCCAGTTGGCCAATCCCGGCAGTCCGCTGAGGTTGACCATCGGTTCCAGCAGATAGGCGAGCATCCAGCCGGCCACAATGCTGTAAAAGCTGAGGATCAGCGCGGCGACAATAATGCCGTAAAAACCCGTCAGTTTTCCCAGCAATCTGGCGTTTTTTCCAGGAGATATGATTTGCAGTGCAGAAACCATATTGGCGCGGGTATGACGACCGATAATCAATTCGGCCATGAGTGCCGGGTAGGCCAGGCAAAACGCCAGCAGGAAATACACCAGTACAAAGGCACCGCCGCCATTCTCGGCGGCATTGGTGGGAAATCCCCAGATATTCCCCAACCCCACTGCCGACCCCGAGGCCGCCAGAATAAAGCCAATACGGGATGAGAACTGCCCGCGGGGGGAAGACATGGCAATCACTCGTGTTGAGCGTTGAGTTCTGACGACCGAAGTTGCCGTCTTGCTGGGATGTTAGTCATTCAGCAGCACTATTTTACCGGTGTGTGAAAACCCTTCCATCCGTTGATGGGCCGCGACCGCGTCCTCCAGCGCCATCACCCGATCAATAACAGGCAGGATCCGGTGTGCTGTCACAAAGTCGATCATGGCGGCAAACTCTGCATTGCTGCCCATGGTCGTACCCTGTATACGGATTTGTCGGAAGAAAAGTTTAGCCAGTTCCAACCCTTTGGCCGGGTTGCCAAGGGTGGCACCAAAGAAGACCAGTCGCCCACCGGGTAACAAACTATCCAGCAGGCTGTTGAGCGCGTCGCCGCCAGCGCTGTCGATCACTGTGTGAAAGCCGCCGGATTGTTGCCGAAGTTTTTTATAGCACGCTGGATCCCGGTAATTTTCGCCACCGGTTACCCCCATGACTTTGGCGTGAGCCAGCTTCTCATTGCTGCCACTGCTGACATAGACTTCGGCGCCGAGATTAAGGCACCAGAGAACGGCAAAGGTCGAAACACCGCTGCCGGCACCGGTAATCAATACCCGATGACCGGGCTGTACATCTCCCTGGGTGGTAACGGCACGCCAGGCAGTCAGTCCCGCCAGCGGAATAGCGGCTGCCTGTGGCCAGTCGAGGTGGGCAGGTTTTGGGTAAACATCGCTCGCCGCAACACAGATGTATTCGGCGAAAGTGCCCTGGTCCGGCATACCCAATACCCGAAAATCCGGGCCGTAGTGGCGCTGTTCCGGGCCCCAGTTTTTGGCAGGGTATATCACCACCTGCTGTCCCAACAGCTCGTTCTGGACACCCTCCCCCAGTTCATCGATAACCCCTGCACCGTCAGAGCCGGGAACACAGGGTAACTCTATTTTTGGGTACTTACCCTGTGTGATCCAGAGGTCGCGGCGGTTCAGCGCACTGGCAGCCAGTTTTACACTTACTTCACCCGGCCCAGGGGCTTTTCGTTCAATGTCACGCAGCGTCAGCTTTTCAGGTCCACCAAGACTGTCGAGTACCACTGCCTTCATGTTAGCTCTCCATTGTTCGCAGGCGAAAACAGATCCCTGATCGGTAATCGCGTTGCCTGCGATTTTGACCATGGATACCGACTACACCGCATTGATACTAACATGTCATTATGGGCAGGGAGTGTAAACAGTTGTGACAGTCATCCTGACTGATTTGCAGGTCGGATGGTTAAGAAATCGAGTCATATCGCAATACTTAAAAAAGGGGAATAGTGATGTATAAAAATATTCTGGTTCCGACGGATTTGACGGATAAAAATGAGCCCGCTATCCGGGAAGCACTGTCGATGGCTTTCCAGTCCGGCGGCCAGCTACACCTGCTACATGTGCTGGAGAAGCTGGGTGGTGAAACCGATGGAGAGCTGGAAGCTTTTTACCAGAAGCTTGCCAGTCAGGCCGACGAAACCCTGACGCGTTGGCAGCAACATTTTCAGTCAGAGTTTCCCGGCGTGCCAATCGAGAAATTGATAGCAGTGGGTAAGCGCGCCCCCGAAATCATCCATTATTGTAGAGAAGTGAAGATAGACCTGATTGTGATGGCGGCCCGAATCATCAAGCCGGAACAGCAGTCTTTTGGCACCCTGAGCCATCAAGTCGCCCTGTTCGCGCCAGTATCCGTATTGATGGTTCGCTGAAACGCCTTTTGCGTCCTTCTTGTGTTCAGGGAGAGCCAGCCACAGCGACCCTTGAAATTCAGATTGCCGTACCTACATAAGCCATGTGGGCGTCACGTCTCTTGCAGAGTGCATGCCCACGACCATTACTTTTTATATTGCTTCTAATGGAGGATATGTTATGGCAACTGTTGACCTGACCCCGCTGTATCGCAGCACAATCGGTTTTGATCGTCTTGAACCGTTGCTGGAAACTGCGTTGCGCACTGAGCAGACCTCGACGGTATACCCGCCCTACGATATTGAGGTGCTCGATGAAAACCGTTATGCCATCACCATTGCAGTGGCTGGCTTTGATCGCGCCGAACTGGATATCCAGGTGGAGAAAGGTGTGCTGACTGTGTATGGCAAAAAAGCGAGTGACAAGACCTCCCGCAATTACCTGCATCAGGGGATTGCCCGGCGCGCCTTCGAACGCAAATTCAACCTTGCGGATCATGTTGAAGTGACATCTGCGGATCTCAACAATGGCCTGCTGACCATCAGCCTGCTCAAGGAAATTCCGGAGGCCATGAAACCAAGAACCATCCCGATCAGTGACGGTGGGAATGTGTTTGAGAATAGCGATAACAGTAGCCAGGCGGCCTGAACAAGTGGGGCGGCAGGGTAATTGCCGCCCCGCTCACTAAAAATACTTGGGAATTATTTTTTCCAAACCGTGTCCCACAACACTGTCAGGGTCGAGAGCGTAGCTGATCGGACCGGTGGCAAGACAAGTGGTTCAATGATCAAGCAAGTAAAAGTAAACGGGTTGGGCACTGTTATTGGACAGTCAGGCCTTCGGTAATCCTCAGGAGTTTTTAGCATGCATCAGTTCAGACATTTCATGCTCGCGGTATCCATGTTGTTGGTGGTTGGTTTTACCCAGGCGGCGCTACCGCTGCACGATGGCTCAGACAGGGAGCTGCCCTCGCTGTCGCCAATGCTGAAGAGTGTCAGTCCGGCAGTTGTCAATATCGCGACATTTTCCAGCCAGCAGGCTACGAACAACCCCTTGATGAACGACCCCTTTTTCCGGCATTTTTTCAATGCGCCGGACCCCCGTCAGCAGCGCCAACAGCCGCCCAGAAAACGCCAGCAAAGCGCGGGTTCGGGGGTGATAGTCAATGCCGATGACGGCATTGTGATGACCAATTATCACGTGATCAAAGGTGCAGATGAAGTCCAGGTATCCATGGAAGATGGCCGTTCGTTTACCGCCAAGGTCAGAGGTTCCGACCCCGAGTTGGACATCGCCATTTTGCAGATTGAGGCCGATAACCTGGCTGAAGTACCACTGGGTGATTCCGGCAAACTGGAGGTCGGCGACTTTGTCGTGGCCATCGGCAGCCCGTTTGGGCTCGGACAGACCGTGACAACCGGTATCGTCAGTGCGTTGGATCGCACCGGTCTCGGTATTGAAGGCTATGAAAATTTCATACAGACAGATGCTTCCATCAACCCCGGCAATTCCGGTGGTGCACTGGTCAGTCTGCGCGGGGAGCTGGTGGGAATTAATACTGCGATTCTGGCACCAGCCGGTGGCAATATCGGCATTGGCTTTGCTATTCCTATCAATATGGCCAAAGCCAGTATGGATCAGATACTCGAATATGGCGAAGTGAAGCGCGGTCAGCTGGGTATTGGTATCCAGGATATTACGCCCGAGTTGCGCGAAGCCTTCAATCTCGAGAACGGCCAGCGAGGCGTGCTGGTGACCGGTGTTAGTGACGACTCCACTGCCAAGAAGGCTGGCGTGCAGGCAGGGGATGTGATTATTGCCGTCGATGGTGAAGCGACCAACTCTTCCGGACAGCTACGCAGCCAGATCGGCATCAAATCCATTGGTGACGAAGTGCGACTCACCTACATTCGCGATGGCAAGGTGAAAAAAGTTGATATTGAGGTGGGTGAGCCACAGCAATTGACGTCCACCACGGGTGAATTGCACAAGCTGCTGGAAGGTGCCCGCTTTGAAAACAACCCGGATGGTGAGGGTGTACTGGTGTCGGGCTTATCACCGAACTCGGTAGCTGCCTATAACGGTTTGCGCCCCGGTGATGTGATTCTGGGTGCCAACCGGCAGCGCGTCACCAACCTAGATAGCTTCAAAAAAGCGCTTTCCCTGAGCAAGCAGTCCGTCCTGCTCCATGTCAACAGGAATGGCAACTCCCTCTACCTGGTGATCCGCTAGCGTTCCATATTATCCGGTGGGCCTGTCTCTTGCAGGCATCACCGGATACCTTGCCTGCCATGAAAAATCCCTTTGCCTGTGCCGGTTACATTCATTTGTCATGCAATGATCGATTTAACAGTTATTCAGTCAAAACCAGAGTAGGATGAAAGTGTTCCCTGAGTGGCCAGTCGATATCGGTATGTAAGCCACGTTTCTACTATCTTCAAAGTATCCGCGCACTCAGGTTTGCAGCGGTCGATTCTTTTCAATAGGGAGTTCAAGTATGAATAATCAATCCGTTAGGCAACTGGTCTGCTATATACTGGTTTCCATGGTGATGTTCGCTGGGCTGGTGAGTCAGTCCCATGCGGTGATGGTGGGTACCGATACGGTTGCCGCTGAGGTTTCTTCCGATCTGGGTCGTGAAGAAATCAAAGACCTTCTGGCTCGTCAGGATGTATCCGATAAACTGACCAGCCTGGGTGTTGATATTGCCGATGTCAGTGATCGGGTGGACTCAATGAGCGACGCGGAGGTCGCCGAGCTGAACCAGCAGATGGCCGACCTGCCTGCAGGCGGTGTTCTGGGTACAATCGCATTGGTATTGTTGATCCTGATTCTGCTTGATGTTGCCGGGGTGACCGATATCTTCCCCGGTGTCTGAAATTGATTCACAGTAATCTGGTCCTTCAAAAACACGCGATGATCTCGCGTGTTTTTTTTCTGTGTTCTGTTCTGCTTTCCGGGTGTGTCAGTACACCCCAGACAGACCAGCTGTTGGCTGGACAAGCGGAAGATAGCTCCCGGCATGTATCCCACATCATAGAGGGGGTGCCTTTTTTTCCGCAAAACGATTATCACTGTGGTCCCGCTGCTCTCGCCACGGTGCTCTCTGCCTCTGGGCTTTCCACCGTAGTGCCCGACGATCTGGTGAGCAAGGTGTATGTGCCCGACAGAAAGGGCAGCTTTCAGGTAGAAATGCTGGCTGCTGCCAGATCCTATGGACGAATCCCCTATATTATCGAACCCCGTCTCGAGCATCTGATCGGTGAAGTGCAGGCCGACAACCCGGTGTTGGTGTTACAAAATCTGGGCGTCAGCTGGTATGAGGTCTGGCATTACGCAGTCGTGGTTGGGTACGACCTGAGCAGTGAAAAACTGGTGATGCATTCCGGTGAGAAGAAGCGGCGCATGACCAGGCTGGGGGTGTTTGAACAAACCTGGCAACGCAGTGATTACTGGGGTGTGATTCTGCTGAAACCGGGGAAGTTGCCCCGGCAGGTGGACGAACAGAAATACTTCCTTTCGGTGATCGACTTTGGGCGCAACAATCCTGCAGTAGACGTGGAAAAAGCCTACCAGGCGGGGCTGGAACGCTGGCCGAACAGCAAGATATTCGGGTTTGCCCTGGCCAACCTGCACTACGATATGGGCAAATTGCCGGAGGCGCTTGCCGGGTATCGCCGGTTACTCACCGTCGCCCCGGATTTTGCCCCCGCCTATAACAATCTCGCCCAATTGCTCTTTGAACTCGGTGAACACACCGAGGCGATTGCCATGGCTGAACAGGCAGTGGCCCTGGGGGGGCCACACGCATCAATGTATCAGAAGACCCTCGACGCACTTCGGCAGTGATCCGCCCGATTTATTCTGCGGGTACATGGAATTTGCTGGTGCGTGACAGTTTTCTGAACAGCACATAGAAAATCGGGGTAAAAAACAACCCGAAAAACGTTACGCCGAGCATGCCGGAGAAAACCGCAACCCCGATGTCGCTGCGCATTTCGGAACCTGCGCCGGTGGACAGTACCATCGGGACTACACCCATGATGAATGCGAAGGACGTCATCAGAATTGGCCGCAACCGCATCCGGCTTGACGTCACCGCAGCGTGCCAGGTGTCCATGCCCTTGTGCTCCAGCTCCCGGGCAAACTCCACGATCAGAATGGCGTTTTTGCTGGCCAGGCCCGCCAGCACGAACAGGCTGATCTGGGTGAAAATATTGTTGTCGCCACCGGTCAGCCACAGGCCGGCCACCGCCGACAATACCGACAGTGGCACAATACTGATCACCACCAACGGCAGCACCAGGCTTTCGTACTGTGCGGCCAGCACGAGAAAGACCAGCAACAGGCACAGGGGGAAAATAAAGATGGCGGTATTGCCACTCAGTACCTGCTGGTAGGTCAGGTCCGTCCACTCAAAGGTCATGCCCAGTGGCAACACCCTGTCAAGAATTTTGCTGATGGCATCCTGAGCTTGACCACTGGAATAGCCGGGTGCCGCGTCACCATTCATATCTGCCGCCAGATAGCCGTTGTAGCGAATGGCGCTTTCCGGACCGTAACTCTCTTTCATTTCCAGCACGCTGCCCAGCGGTACCATCTCCCCCCGGTCATTTTTCACTTTCAGGTTCAAGGCATTTTCAGGGCTGGTGCGGTATTCGGCATCCGCCTGGGCAATAACCTGGTAGGTGCGACCGAAACGGTTGAAATCATTCACATACAGCGAGCCGAGGTAGACCTGCATGGTATCGAAGATTTCCTTGATATCCAGGCCGAGCTGTTTGGCTTTGGTCCGGTCAAGATCGGCGTATAGCTGGGGGACATTGATCTTGTAGTTGGAATAGACATTGACCAGTGCCGGGTCCTGCCATGCGGCCTGTTGAACATTGTCTACAACCGCGGCCAGCTGCTCATAGCCAAGATTGGCGCGATCCTCGATCTGCAGTTTGAATCCGCCGGTGGTGCCGAGGCCCATGACCGGCGGTGGTGGGAAAATCGCAATGAACGCCTCATTGATACCGGCGTATTGCATTTGCAGGCGTTCGGCGATGGCCGCGGCGGACAGTTCGGGCGAATTGCGCTGGTCAAAGTTTTCCAGCGTGACAAAGACGATGCCGGCACTGGCGCTATTGGTAAAGCCGTTCACCGAAAGGCCGGGGAACTGTACCGCATTGGCGACACCCTCTTCGGCCATGGCAATGCTGCCCATTTCCCGGATGACGGCTTCCGTGCGGGCCAGGGACGCACCATCGGGCAGCTGCGCGAAACTGATCAGGTACTGCTTGTCCTGGGGCGGGACAAATCCCTTCGGCAGACCGCTGAAGCCAATAGCGGTCACGCCGATCAATACCAGATAAACCGCAAAAGACGTGGTTTTATGGCTCAGCAAATCAGCGATGGATGTGGAGTAGGCGCTGGACGATTTTTTGAAGCCCCGGTTGAACAACCGGAAGAAGCCGCCAAACAATTTGTCCATGATCCTTGTCAGGCGATCTTTGGGCGCATCCTGGCTTTTCAGTAGCAGCGCCGCGAGGGCAGGGCTCAGCGTCAGAGAGTTGAAAGCCGAGATGGTGGTTGAGATGGCAATGGTCAGGGCGAACTGCTTGTAGAATTGGCCGGTCAGCCCACTGATAAAGGCAATCGGCACAAATACAGCCACCAGAGTGAGCGAGATCGCGATAATCGGCCCACTGACTTCCTGCATGGCTCGATAAGTGGCCTCACGGGGATCCAGTCCCTCGGAAATATTGCGCTCGACGTTCTCCACCACCACGATGGCGTCGTCCACCACGATGCCAATGGACAACACCAGCCCGAACAGTGACAGGGTATTAATGGAAAAGCCGAACAGCCACATCAGGGCGAAGGTGCCGATAATCGACACCGGCACAGCCAGCAGCGGAATAATTGAGGCACGCCAGGTCTGGAGGAAGACCACGACCACAATCACCACCAGCAGCAGGGCTTCCAGCAGGGTTTTCACCACAGCCTTGATCGAGTCCTTGACGAATACCGTGGGATCGTAGACCACCTCGTAATCGAGGCCCTCGGGAAACAGCGGCTTCAGTGCCTCCATGGTGCGGCGCACCTCATCGGAGATGGCGATGGCATTGGCGCCAGGTGCCTGAAAAATCGGGATCGCCACAGCGGGTTTGTTATCCAGCATGGCATTGAGGTTGTAATCGGCAGCTGCCATCTCAATGCGTGCGACATCTCTGAGTCGGGTGATCTGACCACTATTGCCGGCATGCACGATGATGTCGGCGAATTCCTCCGGGGTTTCCAATCGCCCCATGGCATTGACGGGCAGTTGCACATCCACCGGCTCGGCCATGGGCGCGCCGCCGATGATGCCCGCTGCCACCTGCACATTCTGTTCCCGGATCGCCGCAATTACTTCATTGGCCGAGAGGTTGCGCTCGGCAATTTTCTCCGGGTCGAGCCAGATACGCATTGCATAGTCGCCGGAGCCAAACAGGCGCACCGTGCCAACCCCATTGACCTTGGCCAGCTCGTCCTTGACATGCATCAGCGCATAGTTGCGCAGGTAGAGCTCATCGTAGCGCTGATCCGGTGATACCAGGTGGACCACCAGGGTGAGATCCGGCGAACTTTTCACGACCGTTACCCCGAGCTGCCGCGTCACTTCCGGCAAGCGGGGCAGGGCCTGGGATATCCTGTTCTGTACCATCTGTTGGGCTAGATCGGGGTCGGTCCCTATTTTGAAGGTGACGGTCAGGGTCATCCGCCCATCTGAGGTGGCCTGGGAAGACATGTAAAGCATGTTTTCCACGCCGCTGAGTTGCTCCTCAAGCGGCGTCGCCACTGACTCGGCAATGACTTTGGGATTGGCGCCGGGAAAAGAAGCATTCACTACCACTGAAGGCGGTGTTACCTCGGGGTATTCGGAAATCGGCAACTGAAACATCGCCAGCAGACCGGCGATCATCACCATCAGGGAGAGTACACCGGCGAAGATCGGTCGATCTATAAAAAATCTGGAAATATTCATGGCGGTCCTTCAGGGGAATATTGAGACTATTCAGCTGTTGTGTCGGCAGCCTCGGGTTGGGCAGGTGTGGGATCGACCGGCATTCCCGGCCGAATGTGGGCGAGTCCGTTGATGACTACCTGATCGTCAGGTTGCAACCCGCTCAACACAACCCGTTGCCCTTTGTGATACTGACCCAGGGTGACTTCGCGGTAGGCGGCGATATGGTCTTCGCCGACCACATAGACAAACTTCTTGTCCTGATTGGTGCCCACAGCGCCAGTGGGAATCAGCAATACCTCCACTTCGGTGGCTGCACCGAGTTGAACATTGGCGTACATGCCGGGTGTCAGGGCCCCGTCGGTATTATCAAAGATGGCCCGCGCCCGGATGGTTCCGCTGGAAATATCCAGTTGATTATCGAACGCATGGACTTTGCCCCGGTAAACCCGGTCGTCGTTCGCCAGTGTCAGTTCTACCGGCATCGCCGCGGTATTACCGGTGGTCCGGATTGATTGCAGATAGGTTTGCTCGTCCACATTGAATTCGGCATACAACTGCTGGTTGGATACCAGTGTTGCCAGTACGGGCGCACTGGCACCGGCTTCCACCAAGTTGCCGACGGTGAGCTCTGCACGGCTTATCCGGCCTGAAAAAGGCGCCTTGATATGCGCATACTGGAGATCCAGCTCCGTTCTTACCACGGTGCTTTCCGCCTCCTGTATCATCGCGCTGGCTACCTGGTATTCATTTTTCGCCGAATCATAAATGCTGTCCGACACCAGTTTCCGCCCGACCAGCTTGCTGGCCCGTGCCAGTTCGTCTCGCGCCAGGGTGGTGCGGGACTCTGCAGAGGCAAGTTGTGCTTTTGCCTGTTGCACGGCGGCCTGGTAGGGCCGGGGGTCGATCACAAACAGTAGTTCACCCCGTTCGACCAGTTGACCATCCTGAAACAGCACCTGCTGAATCTCGCCGCTTACCCGGGGTTTTATCTCGGCAGTATTTACTGCGGTCAGGCGTCCGGCAAAGCGTGTCCAGAGGCGAACGGATTCCAGCGCCACCGCTGTAACTGGAACCTGTCTCGCAGGTGGTGCACCTGTTGCCGTCTTGTCACTGGAATGGCTCTGGTGAGGGAATGCGGCGTAATAGAGGGTCGCCAGCAGGGTCAACAGTACAGTGGCTGTTGCGCCCGCAGCAACGCGAGGGCGCCTTTTGCCGGATGTGTCAGGCATGGTTGAGCTCCAGATTTTGAGGTATTAAACGGCTTCCTGTTGCCGAAAAAGGCGATTTGTTCTTGAATATGGCAGCTTACATACCGGTCGGTATGTCAGTCAATTGCTGAAATCAAAATAGGCTGGCTGGGGCATCGTTTTGTATTTGAGTAATTTATAGATATATTTCAACCGGTAAGCGCAGTTACACCATCGTGGGTTTTCAGACGGCAGCGGTGTCAGGGGTTTTGCCAGCTGGCATGGGTTGCTGGGCAAACCGTTAGGTATCTATACTGTGAAGCCTGACGTTAACCTGAAAGATACCTGATATGTCGTTAACCGAAACCCGGGAGCGCCTGCTGGAAACAGCGCTTGAGCTGATCTGGCAGAGTAATTACAACAGTGTCGGTGTGAATGAAATCTGCAAACAGGCGGGCGTCACCAAGGGTGCCTTTTACCACCACTTTGATTCGAAGGCGGCACTGTTCTGTGAGGCTACAGCCTATTACTGGCAAGTGATAAAAAGTGATCTTGATGCGGTTTTTTCACCGGTCAACACCCCGCTTGAGCAACTTGAAAATCTGGTGCATTTTCTGTTTGTGGCGAAGATGGGTAACGATCGTGCGGGTATCCGGGGCTGCCCTTTTTACAATGCCGGGGCACAGATTGGCTCCGGTGACGAGAAGGTGATCGAAGCGCTCCAGCTACTTTCGCAAACTGCGGTAAAATACAACCTGTCACTGGTAAAGGCCCTGCAGTTAGCGGGTTGTCTTGATGACGGTGTGGATGCCGAGCAAACCGCCAGATTGCTCTATCATTACATCCACGGCGTGCTCAGCTATGCCCAGGTGCACAGTGATGACGAGGAAATCAAACGTGATCTGCCCACCGGTCTCTACCGCTTGCTGGCACTGAAAACGGACTACTGGTTTAGCACCAGACCCACCTGGGAGCCACAGCCGGGGGTTTCCCCTCTTGTCGGCGAGATACTGTTGCCAAGACTCAGATAGCCGCGTTCGGTTATACAAAAACCGGGATGGACTCCATATGACCGACCAGTTGTGGCCGGTATTCCCAGTGAGCCTCAATGGTATTCTGGGTGAGCACATCGCCGGGTTTTCCCTGTGCGGATAATCTTCCTTCCTTCATCAATACACAATGGTCGCAGTAGCGCAGTACATGGTTGAGATCATGCAGCACGGCGATGACTCCGTAACCGCGTTGGCGGCATAGTGAGCGGGCCAGTGCCAGTATTCTGTGCTGTTGTTTGAGATCCTGTGCCGAGGTCGGTTCGTCCAGCACCAGCAAGGGTGGTTGTGTGGCCTGGCTCAATTGCAGTAGCACCCTGGCCAGATGGACTCTTTGCTTCTCTCCTCCGGACAGTGATGGGAATGCCCTGCCCATCAGGTGGTGGCAATCCGTGTCTTTCATCAAAGCAGCCACCTGCTGTCTGCCTTCCTGACGGGACAGGGAAAGTGGGATCATTCCCATGGCAACAATTTCGTCGGCAGTAAATGAAAAGCCAATCTGGCTGAACTGGGGAAGTGCGGCTAGGTGTCGCGCCCTGTCCAGTGGATCCCACTGGCGCAAGGATCGCTGATAAAAAAGGATGTCACCGGTGACAGGCAGATCACCGCCGATGGCCCTGAGCAAGGTGGATTTTCCCGACCCGTTTGGACCGGCGACCCCCACCATCATGCCCGTGCCGATGCTCAGTTGCTCAACGACAAGGTGTGGCACTTTGCCGTGTTGAGAACGGAGATTGGTCAATTCAAGCATAGCGGTAGGCCCTAGTTCCATTGACGCCGTTGCTGGATTAACAGCGCCAGAAAAAAGGGCGCCCCCAGTAGTGCAGTGACCAGACCCACCGGCAGTTCTGCCGGCTGTACCACCAGTCTTGCCATGAGGTCCGCCACCAGCAGGAGCAGGGCACCGCAGAGTGCAGAGAGCGGGATCAGGCTGCGGTGGTCAGGCCCGGTCACCAGCCTTACCAGGTGCGGTACCACCAGACCAATAAAACCAATAATACCGGCGTAGGCGACGGAGATGCCGACCCCAACGGCGACCAGAATAATCAGCTGCTGTTTGAGCCCTTCCACGTTGATACCGAGGTAGCGAGCCTCACATTCCCCGAGTACCAGTGCATTCAATGCGGACGTCTTCCTTTGGAATGCAATAGCCAGGGCCACAACGGTGAAAAATCCCAGCCACAGGTTTACCTGACTGGCGCCGGCAAGACTGCCCATCTGCCACAGGCTCAATTGGCGAAGCTTTTCATCGTTTGAAAAGTAGCTGATAAAACCGATGGTCGCACCGGCAAAGGCGGAGATGGCCACTCCGGCCAACAGGAGTACCAGTACTGAGGTGCCCTGTTTCGACCGGGACAGGCTGTAGACCAGCATTGTGGTGAGCAGGCCGGCGACAAAAGCACTCACGGGCACGGCCAGAGGACCTATGGAGGCGGGAAAAATAGCGATAGCAACAATAGCGCCGACCGCAGCCCCGGAGGAAACGCCGATAATGCCGGGGTCTGCCAGTGGATTGCGGAACAGTCCCTGCATCACTGCGCCACACTGTGCCAGCATGGCGCCGACAAACACAGACAGCAGCAGCCTCGGCAGTCTCAGCTCAGTGACGACTACCCGCTGGTAATCATCCAGTGTGCTCCAGTGGGTGCCGAACAGGGTATCGCAGAGTGCCAGTAGGCTCTCTGTTGGCGGTAAATCCAGCGCGCCCTGCAGTAGCGACAGCAAGCTGCCGAGGATAATCATGGCAACCAGCGCGATACCGGAGATCATAACGGGGAGTCGCATCAGTTCGCCTTTACTGCAAGGATCAGTTGTCTGGCTTCTTCAATGGACGCTAGGCTCAGTCCTGCGACCAGTGTGCTGCCATCAACGGCAATAATGTGCCCGAATCGGGCGGCCCGGCTGTGCGTCAGTACCGGATTGCTTTTGATAAAGCTATCCAGAGCGTGGTCTTTTTCCTGCCCGGCGAGAATGATGATGTCGGG is a window from the Porticoccus hydrocarbonoclasticus MCTG13d genome containing:
- a CDS encoding FecCD family ABC transporter permease, which codes for MRLPVMISGIALVAMIILGSLLSLLQGALDLPPTESLLALCDTLFGTHWSTLDDYQRVVVTELRLPRLLLSVFVGAMLAQCGAVMQGLFRNPLADPGIIGVSSGAAVGAIVAIAIFPASIGPLAVPVSAFVAGLLTTMLVYSLSRSKQGTSVLVLLLAGVAISAFAGATIGFISYFSNDEKLRQLSLWQMGSLAGASQVNLWLGFFTVVALAIAFQRKTSALNALVLGECEARYLGINVEGLKQQLIILVAVGVGISVAYAGIIGFIGLVVPHLVRLVTGPDHRSLIPLSALCGALLLLVADLMARLVVQPAELPVGLVTALLGAPFFLALLIQQRRQWN